A genomic region of Prosthecobacter algae contains the following coding sequences:
- a CDS encoding glycosyltransferase, whose protein sequence is MSPVRFLKEASVFAVKAALLFDHFGPYHQARLRAAAEGMEVVGVEFHPRSRDYAWEPARLGVLPLVSVPPTKSEGPEAAREFQGVLEKTLEEIQPEVVAIPGWASREALVALSWCLRQGVPTILMSESCAHDEVRVGWKEWVKRRIIDCHSAALAGGTLHARYLKLLGMGEDQISLGYDAVDNAWFAEQGPRLRRSLDSSQEPCFLASARFIPKKNISRLLTAYAAYRQVCGDAKPWRLVLLGDGELRGEVEKQVHELGLRPFVSMPGFLQYEELPCYYARASAFIHASTTEQWGLVVNEAMASGLPVLVSNRCGCAEDLVEEGINGFTFDPEDVQGMTAVMGRMAALPEDKLRQMGRESERIIADWGPARFAEGMRQAAITALKTGAKKPSLVDRVLLKILMSR, encoded by the coding sequence GTGAGCCCCGTCCGATTTTTGAAGGAAGCCTCCGTTTTTGCCGTGAAAGCAGCCTTATTATTTGATCACTTTGGTCCCTATCATCAAGCGCGCCTGCGTGCGGCTGCGGAGGGGATGGAAGTGGTCGGGGTGGAGTTTCATCCGCGCAGCAGGGACTACGCCTGGGAGCCTGCCCGGCTGGGCGTGTTACCCCTGGTTTCGGTGCCCCCCACAAAAAGCGAAGGTCCGGAGGCCGCGCGTGAGTTTCAAGGGGTGCTCGAAAAGACCCTGGAGGAGATCCAGCCTGAGGTGGTGGCGATTCCTGGGTGGGCCTCACGCGAAGCTCTGGTGGCGCTGAGCTGGTGCCTGAGGCAGGGAGTGCCGACGATATTGATGTCTGAAAGCTGTGCTCATGACGAGGTGCGTGTGGGCTGGAAGGAGTGGGTGAAGCGGCGGATCATCGATTGTCATTCTGCGGCTCTGGCCGGGGGGACTTTGCATGCCCGGTATCTGAAGCTGCTAGGCATGGGGGAAGATCAAATTTCACTGGGTTATGATGCGGTAGACAATGCCTGGTTTGCGGAGCAGGGCCCCCGCCTGCGACGCTCTTTGGATTCATCTCAAGAGCCTTGTTTTTTGGCCAGTGCGCGGTTTATCCCGAAGAAAAATATCAGTCGTCTGCTGACGGCCTATGCTGCCTACCGTCAGGTCTGCGGTGATGCCAAGCCTTGGCGGCTGGTATTGCTGGGCGATGGTGAATTGCGTGGGGAAGTGGAAAAGCAAGTGCATGAACTGGGGCTGCGGCCTTTCGTTTCCATGCCGGGGTTCCTCCAGTATGAGGAGCTGCCGTGCTACTATGCGCGGGCGTCGGCCTTCATCCATGCGAGCACGACGGAGCAGTGGGGCCTGGTGGTCAATGAGGCAATGGCGAGTGGTCTGCCGGTGCTCGTTTCCAACCGATGCGGCTGTGCCGAGGATCTGGTGGAGGAGGGGATCAACGGATTCACCTTTGATCCTGAGGATGTGCAAGGCATGACGGCGGTGATGGGGCGGATGGCGGCGCTGCCTGAAGATAAGCTGCGGCAGATGGGCCGTGAGAGCGAGCGGATCATTGCTGACTGGGGGCCGGCCCGCTTTGCGGAAGGGATGCGGCAGGCGGCCATCACTGCCCTGAAGACAGGTGCGAAGAAGCCTTCGCTTGTGGATCGTGTGCTTCTGAAAATTTTGATGTCACGGTGA
- a CDS encoding glycosyltransferase produces MDSISRNAGGMFDAGRRLAQGLCGLGEEVRVFGVEDGHSQADMGAWAPAAAELHRCRFDRRLGYAPTLGAGLHHFDADVVHTQGLWTYTSAAAGGWSRRAGRPECIHPHGMLDPWALKNSAWKKRLVLRLFERRHLQRASCLRALCESELESIRALGLVNPVCIIPNGVDLPEPSAASVREPWMQGQKVLLYLGRLHPKKGLLPLLQAWADLYRAGGLEGWVLAVAGWDQGGHEEELKSQADALALPWLDVRQMPKGSAPLVFTGPRFGEEKDRLYAASEAFVLPSLSEGLPMVILDAWAHGKPVVMTAACNLPEGFAAGAAIEAKLEADDLTVGIRTLLAASDVDRLEMGAKGRQLVRDKFTWGRVAQQMHQVNEWLVHGGAVPDCVQR; encoded by the coding sequence ATGGACTCCATTTCCCGCAATGCGGGGGGGATGTTTGATGCCGGACGCCGTCTGGCGCAGGGCCTGTGCGGGCTGGGCGAGGAGGTGCGTGTCTTTGGCGTGGAGGATGGTCATTCGCAGGCTGATATGGGAGCCTGGGCACCTGCGGCGGCTGAGCTGCATCGCTGCCGGTTTGACCGTCGTTTGGGGTATGCCCCGACACTAGGTGCCGGCCTGCATCATTTTGATGCCGATGTAGTGCATACGCAGGGTTTGTGGACTTACACTTCGGCGGCTGCAGGCGGGTGGAGTCGGCGGGCCGGACGGCCAGAATGCATCCACCCGCATGGGATGCTGGATCCCTGGGCGCTGAAGAATTCAGCCTGGAAAAAACGGCTGGTGCTGCGCCTGTTTGAGCGGCGTCATTTGCAGCGTGCCTCCTGTCTGCGGGCTTTGTGTGAGTCGGAACTGGAATCCATCCGTGCCCTGGGGCTGGTGAATCCTGTCTGCATCATTCCCAATGGGGTGGACCTACCCGAGCCCTCGGCAGCATCTGTACGCGAACCCTGGATGCAGGGACAAAAAGTGCTGCTTTATCTGGGGCGCCTACATCCGAAGAAAGGTCTGCTGCCACTGCTCCAAGCCTGGGCGGATCTCTACAGGGCAGGGGGCCTGGAGGGCTGGGTGCTGGCTGTGGCGGGCTGGGACCAGGGGGGGCATGAGGAGGAACTCAAATCACAAGCGGATGCTCTTGCGCTGCCGTGGCTGGATGTGCGCCAGATGCCAAAGGGATCTGCACCGCTGGTTTTTACGGGGCCTCGTTTTGGGGAGGAGAAAGACCGGCTGTATGCGGCGAGTGAAGCCTTTGTTTTACCCAGCCTCAGCGAAGGGCTGCCCATGGTCATCCTGGATGCCTGGGCGCACGGCAAGCCGGTGGTGATGACTGCCGCCTGCAACCTGCCTGAAGGTTTTGCGGCGGGGGCTGCCATTGAGGCGAAGCTGGAGGCGGATGATCTGACTGTAGGAATCCGAACTTTGTTGGCGGCCAGTGACGTTGATCGGCTTGAGATGGGGGCCAAGGGGCGGCAGCTTGTCCGGGACAAGTTTACCTGGGGGCGCGTGGCGCAGCAGATGCACCAAGTGAATGAATGGCTGGTGCACGGCGGAGCAGTCCCAGACTGCGTGCAAAGGTAA
- a CDS encoding WcaF family extracellular polysaccharide biosynthesis acetyltransferase, translating to MNIPATGENRSSTKYSRREMGLRLLWSVGRVIFQCSPRPLFGFRSWLLRLFGAKVGREVHIYPSALIYYPWNLEIGDWSCIGEWALVYNLGEVTIGERVTISQRVHLCAGTHDYRDAAMPLIRLPITVGSSAWICADAFVGPGVKVGEGAVVGARAVVVKDVPEWMVVGGNPAKILKRREINGQGPES from the coding sequence ATGAACATTCCTGCCACAGGTGAAAACCGATCTTCGACGAAGTATAGCCGTCGTGAGATGGGGCTGCGCCTGCTTTGGTCGGTGGGGCGTGTGATCTTTCAGTGCAGCCCCCGGCCTTTGTTCGGCTTTCGCTCCTGGCTGTTGCGGCTGTTTGGCGCAAAGGTGGGCCGTGAGGTGCACATCTATCCTTCGGCACTCATTTATTATCCCTGGAATCTGGAGATCGGTGACTGGTCCTGCATCGGCGAGTGGGCGCTGGTTTATAACCTGGGTGAGGTGACTATCGGGGAGCGGGTGACGATCTCTCAGCGGGTACACCTGTGTGCGGGAACGCATGATTACCGGGATGCGGCGATGCCTTTGATCAGGCTGCCGATCACGGTCGGATCATCGGCCTGGATCTGTGCCGATGCTTTTGTCGGCCCTGGCGTGAAGGTGGGGGAGGGGGCGGTGGTCGGGGCTCGCGCGGTGGTGGTCAAAGATGTGCCCGAATGGATGGTGGTGGGCGGCAATCCGGCGAAGATCTTGAAGCGCCGGGAAATAAATGGTCAGGGACCCGAATCATGA
- a CDS encoding class I SAM-dependent methyltransferase, with protein sequence MSSNNSIDGYNYADSECGHMHGLLMPALLDELAKTTGGGSARPVFDLGCGNGSVTAAVAAAGYEVLGCDPSVTGIEKAGRAWPHLKLAEGSGYDDLAAKYGRFPAVYSLEVIEHVYDPRLVVRRVNDLLEPGGHFILSTPYHGYWKNLMLALTGKMDTHFTALWDHGHIKFWSPRTITRLLEEAGFRVLRIRRLGRVPALAMTMMVVAQKIQDHQEK encoded by the coding sequence ATGAGTTCGAACAACAGCATTGATGGTTATAATTATGCCGATAGCGAGTGTGGGCACATGCATGGACTGCTGATGCCGGCCTTGCTGGACGAGCTTGCGAAGACAACGGGCGGAGGTTCGGCCCGGCCCGTCTTTGATTTGGGGTGTGGCAATGGCAGTGTGACTGCCGCTGTGGCGGCCGCAGGTTATGAAGTTTTGGGCTGTGATCCCTCCGTTACGGGCATTGAAAAGGCCGGGCGAGCTTGGCCTCATTTAAAGTTGGCCGAGGGATCTGGTTACGATGATCTAGCTGCGAAGTATGGCCGTTTCCCCGCAGTGTATTCGCTGGAGGTGATTGAGCACGTCTATGATCCACGCCTGGTGGTGCGGCGGGTAAATGATCTTTTGGAGCCCGGTGGGCATTTCATTCTCAGCACTCCCTATCATGGTTATTGGAAGAACCTGATGCTTGCCTTGACTGGCAAGATGGACACGCATTTCACGGCGCTGTGGGATCATGGGCACATCAAATTTTGGTCCCCAAGAACGATCACACGTCTGTTGGAAGAAGCGGGATTCCGAGTGCTGAGGATTCGTCGGCTGGGCCGGGTGCCTGCGCTGGCCATGACGATGATGGTGGTGGCGCAGAAAATCCAGGACCACCAGGAGAAGTGA
- a CDS encoding glycosyltransferase family 2 protein — protein MKPLPVSICIPVKNEAVNLPACLAALSDFDEVVVVDSGSTDDTVKLAQEAGATVLSFEWNGQFPKKRNWALRNHAFKHPWVLFLDADERMNDGFVAELREVLAGTSHVGFWISFTNWFMGAPLHHGDVFHKLALLKVGAGEYERFPEDAWSKLDMEVHEHPVLQGSTGELKTRLEHQDYRGLKSYLGKHNEYSSWEANRYVWLETAGPDAWAALNGRQRFKYRALDRWWLAWLYWAVSLWLKKGFLDGRNGFRFAQMKRRYFQEIRLKIQEIRRTGNPA, from the coding sequence ATGAAGCCGCTGCCAGTCTCCATTTGCATCCCGGTCAAGAACGAGGCCGTGAATCTGCCTGCCTGTCTTGCCGCCTTGAGCGACTTTGATGAGGTGGTGGTGGTGGATTCCGGGAGCACGGACGACACCGTGAAGCTGGCCCAGGAGGCGGGTGCGACGGTGCTGAGTTTTGAGTGGAACGGGCAGTTTCCGAAGAAGCGAAACTGGGCTCTGCGGAACCATGCTTTCAAACATCCCTGGGTGCTCTTTCTGGATGCAGATGAGCGGATGAACGACGGCTTTGTGGCGGAACTCCGCGAGGTGTTGGCTGGAACATCGCATGTTGGATTTTGGATCTCGTTTACCAATTGGTTCATGGGCGCGCCGTTGCATCATGGGGATGTGTTTCACAAGTTGGCGCTACTGAAGGTCGGGGCGGGCGAGTATGAACGCTTTCCTGAAGATGCCTGGAGCAAACTGGACATGGAGGTGCATGAGCACCCTGTGCTGCAAGGCAGCACAGGCGAGCTGAAGACCAGGCTGGAACATCAGGACTACCGGGGGCTGAAAAGCTACCTCGGGAAACACAATGAGTATTCATCCTGGGAGGCCAACCGCTATGTGTGGCTGGAAACTGCCGGGCCCGATGCCTGGGCGGCACTGAACGGGCGGCAACGGTTTAAATACCGGGCACTGGACCGCTGGTGGCTGGCCTGGCTCTACTGGGCTGTTTCCTTGTGGCTGAAGAAGGGCTTTCTGGATGGGCGGAATGGGTTTCGTTTTGCCCAGATGAAACGGCGCTATTTTCAGGAGATCCGCCTGAAGATTCAAGAAATACGAAGAACCGGAAATCCTGCCTGA
- a CDS encoding glycosyltransferase: protein MEMLLVVPCFRESARIGHFLPELCAEMDRLGGIRVLVVEDGSGDEEQAKMTALLSGWRRQYACLAEPLLLAENLGKGGAVYAGWAQAGEAGWVAFVDADGASPVAEVSRLVQLARAQGQPHRALFASRVKMLGRKVQRLLKRHLLGRIYATLVSEMLGIPVYDSQCGLKLVPRAAFEKVAGSLQIMGFAFDVELLVALLKSGCEVEEVPTDWQEIPGGKVSLIHDSVRMAKDVWNIRAGRGKVTN, encoded by the coding sequence ATGGAAATGCTCCTTGTCGTTCCCTGCTTCCGTGAAAGTGCGCGCATCGGCCACTTTCTGCCGGAGCTGTGCGCCGAGATGGACCGCCTGGGCGGCATTCGCGTGCTGGTGGTGGAAGATGGCTCCGGCGATGAGGAGCAGGCCAAAATGACGGCCCTACTGTCGGGCTGGCGTCGGCAATACGCTTGTCTGGCGGAGCCACTGCTGCTGGCGGAGAATCTGGGCAAGGGCGGTGCCGTCTATGCCGGGTGGGCACAGGCGGGAGAGGCGGGCTGGGTGGCCTTTGTAGATGCAGACGGCGCCTCGCCGGTGGCTGAGGTGTCGCGGCTGGTGCAACTGGCCCGTGCTCAGGGGCAGCCGCACCGGGCCTTGTTTGCTTCGCGGGTGAAAATGCTGGGGAGGAAGGTGCAGAGGTTATTGAAGCGTCATTTGTTAGGTCGGATCTATGCCACGCTGGTGTCGGAGATGCTGGGCATTCCGGTGTATGATTCCCAGTGCGGCCTGAAGTTGGTGCCGCGAGCGGCTTTTGAGAAGGTGGCGGGCTCTTTGCAGATCATGGGCTTCGCCTTTGATGTGGAGCTGCTGGTGGCTTTGCTGAAAAGTGGCTGCGAGGTCGAGGAGGTGCCGACCGATTGGCAAGAGATACCGGGTGGTAAGGTGAGCCTGATTCACGACTCCGTGCGGATGGCAAAGGATGTGTGGAACATCCGCGCAGGGAGGGGCAAGGTGACCAACTGA
- a CDS encoding glycosyltransferase family 4 protein, whose amino-acid sequence MRILLLNQCFYPDHVATAQHLTDLALGLKAAGHEVTVVASSRGYDNPLNRYPAQETWQGIEIRRIWTPGLGKSAKWRRYVNFAGFWLSASLILLRLPRFDVTVCLTSPPLISTLGTLVVMLKGGVVVPWIMDLNPDEAVAAGWLRQGGVMERVMTLLQKWSFRHAARIIALDRFMAGRLMAKGVPASVIHTDPPWSHDDAVRYDEAGREAFRAEHGLSGKFVVMYSGNHSPCHPLDTLLTAAQELRGEGDLHFLFVGGGSEFEKVKGFRERHGLGNITTLPYQPMAKLAGSLSSADLHVVVLGAPFVGIVHPCKIYNILTLGIPFLAIGPEESHLTDLASRLPAHASYCAGAGEVSAVVNCLREAVASGSRHEMPEARQLAREFAMEVLRSRLIRVIEGACQEK is encoded by the coding sequence ATGCGTATTCTGCTACTAAACCAATGCTTTTATCCCGACCATGTGGCGACCGCGCAACATCTGACTGATCTTGCCCTGGGGCTGAAGGCCGCCGGGCACGAGGTGACGGTTGTGGCTTCATCACGGGGATATGACAATCCTCTCAATCGCTATCCTGCCCAGGAAACCTGGCAGGGCATCGAGATCCGCCGCATCTGGACGCCGGGCCTGGGCAAGAGTGCGAAGTGGCGGCGTTATGTGAATTTCGCGGGCTTTTGGCTGAGCGCGAGCCTGATCCTGCTGCGGCTGCCGAGGTTTGATGTGACGGTGTGCCTGACTTCACCGCCGCTGATTTCGACCTTGGGAACCTTGGTGGTAATGCTGAAAGGCGGGGTGGTGGTGCCGTGGATCATGGATCTGAATCCCGATGAGGCGGTGGCCGCAGGCTGGCTGCGCCAAGGTGGAGTGATGGAAAGGGTGATGACGCTTCTTCAAAAATGGAGTTTCCGGCATGCTGCGCGCATCATTGCGCTGGATCGTTTTATGGCCGGACGCCTGATGGCCAAGGGCGTCCCGGCATCGGTGATCCATACCGATCCTCCGTGGTCCCACGATGATGCGGTTCGTTATGATGAAGCGGGTAGGGAAGCCTTCCGAGCTGAGCACGGACTGTCGGGGAAATTTGTGGTGATGTATTCTGGAAACCACAGCCCATGCCATCCCCTGGACACACTCTTGACGGCTGCGCAGGAACTCCGAGGTGAGGGAGATCTGCATTTTCTCTTCGTAGGCGGGGGCAGTGAGTTTGAGAAGGTCAAAGGCTTTCGCGAACGTCACGGGCTGGGAAACATCACGACGTTACCTTACCAGCCGATGGCCAAACTGGCGGGTTCACTCTCGTCCGCCGATCTACATGTGGTGGTTCTTGGGGCACCGTTTGTGGGCATCGTGCATCCCTGCAAAATCTACAACATCCTGACTCTGGGCATCCCCTTCTTGGCCATCGGGCCTGAGGAAAGTCACCTCACAGATCTCGCCAGCCGACTGCCCGCCCATGCCAGCTATTGTGCAGGTGCAGGGGAAGTGAGTGCGGTGGTGAACTGCCTGAGGGAGGCGGTGGCATCTGGCAGCCGTCATGAGATGCCTGAGGCTAGGCAATTGGCCCGGGAATTTGCGATGGAAGTCTTGCGTTCCAGGCTGATTCGCGTGATTGAAGGGGCCTGCCAAGAAAAGTGA
- a CDS encoding MraY family glycosyltransferase yields the protein MDSRTAMLALAAEASEFVGPLRPQLFSWHEMLTFFLGALALSWVGTLMVVKRQGRLGMDKPDGRRKLHERPVSRLGGAPIYLVLILGIGAAFWFRGVAFDGWLPLILCNSLMFSVGLVDDLKPLGARVKLVGQIGAALILYSFGLSIDVLSNPFGSGGVVLGWWSLPLTLLWLVAIPNVINLIDGMDGLAGGFGLFLSLTLAFVGYISGFSDVMIVSIVMAGALSGFLFFNFPPAKIFLGDGGAYLIGFFVASVSLKCSNKGSIIAALLVIVIALGVPILDTAFAILRRSIRGVPIFRADAEHIHHRLILLGYSKGRALVAMYSVCVVLSLVGISILLTKGVALPVAGAVLFLLAIGAARYLGYVRSWSNLRQQIDIAMERRHRLEHARAHARVLDFDIEMCGSLKEFESLFKHRMRWMGFLPEEVPGGMPLKISLSEGRSLLVRRPAGLYDEDEWQRRAEELVTVLERCLERWQGLPVLNENTEVPEVR from the coding sequence ATGGATTCGCGAACCGCCATGCTGGCTTTAGCTGCAGAAGCCTCTGAATTTGTAGGCCCGCTGCGACCCCAGCTTTTTAGCTGGCATGAAATGCTGACCTTCTTTCTCGGTGCTTTGGCACTGAGCTGGGTGGGGACCTTGATGGTCGTAAAGCGGCAAGGAAGGCTGGGAATGGACAAGCCGGATGGCCGCCGGAAATTGCATGAGCGGCCCGTATCTCGACTGGGCGGGGCACCGATTTATTTGGTGTTGATCCTGGGCATCGGGGCGGCTTTTTGGTTCCGCGGTGTGGCCTTTGACGGGTGGCTGCCTTTGATCCTCTGCAATTCGCTGATGTTTTCCGTCGGGCTGGTGGATGATCTGAAGCCGCTGGGAGCGAGGGTGAAATTAGTGGGGCAGATTGGTGCCGCGCTGATCCTTTACTCGTTTGGTTTGTCCATTGATGTGCTGAGCAATCCGTTCGGATCGGGTGGCGTGGTGCTTGGCTGGTGGAGCCTGCCCTTGACGTTGCTCTGGCTGGTGGCCATCCCGAACGTCATCAACCTCATTGATGGGATGGATGGTCTGGCGGGTGGCTTTGGGTTGTTCCTGTCCCTGACCCTGGCCTTCGTGGGTTATATTTCCGGCTTTTCCGATGTGATGATTGTATCCATCGTGATGGCGGGTGCGCTTTCAGGATTCCTGTTTTTCAACTTTCCTCCCGCGAAGATTTTCCTGGGGGATGGAGGGGCCTATCTGATCGGCTTTTTTGTGGCTTCCGTGTCACTGAAATGCTCGAACAAAGGTTCCATCATCGCGGCGTTGCTGGTGATTGTGATTGCCCTGGGAGTGCCCATTTTGGACACGGCGTTTGCGATTCTGCGCCGTTCCATCCGTGGCGTGCCGATTTTCCGCGCGGATGCGGAGCACATCCACCACCGTTTGATTCTTCTGGGCTACAGCAAGGGGCGTGCGCTGGTGGCGATGTATTCGGTCTGCGTGGTGCTGAGCTTGGTGGGCATCAGCATCCTGCTGACGAAAGGCGTGGCCCTGCCAGTGGCGGGTGCAGTGCTGTTTTTGCTGGCGATCGGTGCGGCGCGTTACCTGGGCTATGTGCGGAGCTGGTCCAATCTGAGGCAACAGATCGACATTGCGATGGAGCGCAGGCACCGCCTGGAGCATGCGCGGGCCCATGCGCGGGTGCTGGATTTTGACATCGAAATGTGCGGAAGCCTGAAGGAGTTTGAAAGTCTGTTCAAGCATCGGATGCGCTGGATGGGGTTCCTGCCTGAGGAAGTCCCTGGCGGGATGCCTTTGAAGATCTCGCTAAGCGAAGGCCGCTCTTTGCTGGTTCGTCGGCCGGCCGGTCTGTATGATGAGGATGAGTGGCAGCGCCGGGCCGAGGAACTGGTGACGGTGCTGGAACGCTGCCTGGAGAGATGGCAGGGCCTGCCCGTGCTGAATGAAAACACCGAAGTGCCTGAAGTGCGTTAA
- a CDS encoding O-antigen ligase family protein, with amino-acid sequence MGAAVFLAPPGFRLPTVATLSLVVFGLVPLVGLLPSSWFGIHSTWREMLRESWGIPVASTISPDPRASFESWLVVAAGVVWLWTCLGQKISDDGRRWCLYTLAAGGALVAAASWIDKSMHPFSWWPQDAYGGSFGPFANRNHTSSLNAISCILCAAATYDTYRRKSYLGWIFAVLFFLPLGAIFMNTSRGGLLIFFAGMVAWITTAAMKQGFFRKVVVGVAILLAVFSVALVSTGKLGERLRSLVKEEKVSVLTSSMRIDLARETLSLMVERPWIGRGFDTFSTIFPIVSDLDVSDVRFLHPESDVLLLVFEGGLLALVPCGLLLVWLLNSSGPWKKGGGEQKSHERSARRWRQTAAIGAGMALVHSIFDVPNHGVAYGMHTALLLGLAIRPRRLKTATGGLEQVCFRSAGVGIIALGIMWLGIASARWSPNLPTTVPVLREQAVGETQQGRYREALALVDRAIWLAPLNYELYYFRAQLLLQLRQRPERALLDFGRSRTLEPHYASTCFEEGDYWLPFAPEMAIIPWRECLRRHPRESSALNGAYDGMLSRTGLYPELRPPLWAMADSPEMQIIFLKATERGAEWEAYLAKFLAEHAKLEMLEPEQLQIFFKLWHDKGDPVALVKWMLEHPRLMAYGWRVVAQTYAREGRYKEAVLLAAKYLKRPDRPATSRAIDLVRLEKAFVFNPTDARPGIELFYAQRAAGDASAAKATAEKVVALPESPAYMKLELASIYADLLEMRRAWELMEQVMLTNPEG; translated from the coding sequence ATGGGTGCCGCTGTGTTTTTGGCCCCACCTGGATTTCGCCTGCCCACGGTCGCTACGCTGAGTTTGGTGGTGTTTGGCCTGGTACCTCTGGTGGGGTTGCTACCGAGTTCCTGGTTTGGCATTCATTCCACGTGGAGGGAGATGTTGCGGGAGTCTTGGGGGATCCCGGTGGCTAGCACCATTTCACCCGATCCGCGTGCGAGTTTTGAATCGTGGCTGGTGGTGGCTGCCGGGGTGGTATGGCTGTGGACCTGCCTGGGGCAGAAGATTTCGGATGATGGGAGGCGGTGGTGCCTTTACACCCTGGCTGCGGGTGGTGCGCTCGTGGCTGCGGCGTCGTGGATAGACAAGTCCATGCATCCGTTTTCATGGTGGCCTCAGGATGCCTATGGAGGCAGCTTTGGCCCGTTCGCCAATCGCAATCATACCTCCAGCCTGAATGCGATTAGCTGCATCCTATGTGCTGCGGCGACTTATGACACTTACCGGCGGAAGTCATATCTGGGGTGGATTTTTGCGGTGCTTTTTTTCCTGCCTTTAGGGGCTATTTTCATGAATACATCGCGGGGTGGCCTGCTGATTTTTTTCGCAGGTATGGTGGCCTGGATCACCACGGCCGCGATGAAACAAGGGTTCTTCCGCAAGGTCGTGGTGGGGGTAGCCATTCTCCTGGCTGTGTTCTCTGTGGCGCTGGTTTCCACCGGCAAGCTGGGGGAACGACTGAGAAGCCTGGTGAAGGAGGAGAAGGTGTCGGTGCTGACCTCCTCCATGCGCATAGACCTTGCGCGGGAAACCTTGTCGCTGATGGTGGAGCGGCCATGGATAGGCCGTGGCTTTGACACCTTCAGCACGATTTTTCCGATCGTTTCGGATCTGGACGTTTCGGACGTGCGTTTTTTGCACCCGGAGAGTGATGTCCTGCTGCTGGTCTTTGAGGGCGGGCTGCTGGCGTTGGTGCCGTGCGGGCTGTTGCTGGTTTGGCTGTTGAACTCTTCCGGTCCCTGGAAAAAAGGGGGAGGGGAACAGAAGTCGCATGAGCGCTCTGCCAGGCGCTGGCGCCAGACTGCGGCGATTGGTGCAGGCATGGCGCTGGTGCATTCGATCTTTGATGTTCCCAACCATGGGGTGGCGTATGGGATGCATACAGCCCTGCTGCTGGGACTGGCGATCCGGCCCCGGCGGCTGAAGACGGCCACGGGTGGGCTTGAGCAAGTTTGCTTTCGTAGTGCAGGCGTTGGCATCATTGCCCTGGGGATCATGTGGCTAGGTATTGCTTCAGCCCGGTGGTCGCCCAATCTTCCTACCACAGTGCCCGTTCTGCGGGAGCAGGCGGTTGGCGAAACGCAGCAAGGTCGTTATCGTGAAGCCTTGGCGCTGGTGGACCGTGCCATTTGGCTGGCTCCCCTAAATTACGAGCTTTACTATTTTCGGGCGCAGTTGCTGCTGCAATTGAGGCAGCGGCCTGAACGGGCGCTGCTGGACTTTGGGCGCTCGCGGACACTGGAACCTCACTATGCGAGCACGTGTTTTGAAGAGGGCGATTACTGGCTGCCATTTGCCCCGGAGATGGCCATCATTCCCTGGCGCGAATGCCTGCGACGGCACCCCCGTGAGTCATCGGCCCTGAACGGGGCCTACGATGGCATGCTGAGCCGCACGGGGCTCTATCCAGAGCTGAGGCCGCCTCTGTGGGCCATGGCCGACAGCCCTGAAATGCAGATCATCTTCCTGAAAGCGACCGAGCGAGGGGCTGAGTGGGAGGCGTATCTGGCCAAGTTCTTGGCGGAGCATGCCAAACTGGAGATGCTGGAGCCTGAGCAATTGCAGATCTTTTTTAAACTCTGGCATGACAAGGGAGACCCGGTGGCCTTGGTCAAATGGATGCTGGAGCATCCCCGACTGATGGCCTATGGGTGGCGGGTGGTGGCGCAGACCTATGCACGCGAAGGCCGGTATAAGGAAGCTGTACTGCTGGCGGCCAAGTACCTGAAACGCCCTGACAGGCCCGCCACCTCCAGGGCGATCGATCTGGTGAGGCTGGAAAAAGCCTTTGTATTTAATCCTACGGACGCACGTCCAGGCATTGAGCTGTTTTATGCTCAGCGTGCTGCCGGGGATGCCAGCGCGGCCAAGGCGACGGCGGAGAAGGTGGTGGCCCTGCCGGAATCCCCTGCCTACATGAAGCTGGAACTGGCCTCCATTTACGCAGACCTCCTTGAGATGAGACGTGCCTGGGAACTGATGGAGCAGGTCATGCTGACCAACCCTGAGGGTTGA